From a single Bacillus pumilus genomic region:
- the mce gene encoding methylmalonyl-CoA epimerase, which produces MNQIDHIAIAVFSIKNTSRVLQQLFNWHFSDIQEIPEQEIKASFVSLDHVHIELIEPMSARSKLHTFLAKRGEGLHHIALKSGDIQTDLNRLDHLGVQLLQTSPQMGANGKRIAFISPKETSGVLFELCEPLKGEKHGDE; this is translated from the coding sequence ATGAATCAAATCGATCATATTGCCATTGCGGTCTTTTCTATTAAAAACACATCCCGAGTTCTTCAACAGCTGTTTAACTGGCATTTTTCAGACATACAAGAGATTCCTGAGCAGGAGATTAAAGCGTCCTTCGTTTCACTTGATCATGTGCACATTGAATTAATTGAACCGATGTCAGCACGCAGCAAACTACATACCTTTTTAGCAAAAAGAGGAGAGGGACTCCATCATATTGCGTTAAAGTCGGGTGATATACAGACAGATCTTAACCGTCTAGATCATCTTGGCGTGCAGCTTCTCCAAACATCACCACAGATGGGTGCCAACGGCAAGCGGATTGCATTTATTTCACCGAAAGAAACGTCTGGTGTGTTATTCGAATTGTGCGAGCCCTTGAAAGGAGAGAAACATGGTGATGAATGA
- the prli42 gene encoding stressosome-associated protein Prli42, with protein MSQKLMKFMVLLMISLLLISSLLAGAATFL; from the coding sequence ATGTCTCAGAAATTGATGAAATTCATGGTATTGCTCATGATTAGCCTGCTGCTAATATCTTCACTTTTAGCAGGAGCCGCAACTTTTTTATAA
- a CDS encoding L,D-transpeptidase, with amino-acid sequence MRLLFYTVLTLSLSPIWPLGQNPLPGDPYVIINKQTNELAYIDQGHIQKIYPASTGKTADLTPEGEFTIMIKAKDPYYRKKNIEGGAKNNPLGRRWIGFDARGTDGRTYGIHGTSDETSIGKFITAGCVRLHNQDVELLFDQLPIGTKVWITKSSDSFEKLAKDKQAIR; translated from the coding sequence ATGCGTCTTTTATTTTATACCGTCTTGACCTTGTCCCTTTCGCCTATCTGGCCACTCGGGCAAAACCCGCTTCCAGGAGACCCGTATGTCATTATTAATAAACAAACAAATGAACTTGCCTATATTGATCAAGGACACATCCAAAAAATATATCCTGCTTCTACAGGGAAAACTGCCGATTTAACGCCAGAAGGAGAATTTACCATTATGATCAAAGCGAAAGATCCGTATTACAGAAAAAAGAATATTGAAGGCGGGGCAAAGAATAACCCTCTTGGCAGAAGGTGGATTGGGTTTGATGCACGGGGAACAGATGGCAGAACCTACGGGATTCATGGGACGAGTGACGAAACATCGATTGGGAAGTTTATCACAGCAGGCTGTGTGCGGCTTCATAATCAAGATGTAGAACTTCTATTTGATCAGCTTCCAATAGGCACAAAGGTATGGATTACAAAATCAAGCGATTCCTTTGAAAAGCTTGCCAAAGACAAACAGGCCATTCGTTGA